In a single window of the Drosophila albomicans strain 15112-1751.03 chromosome 3, ASM965048v2, whole genome shotgun sequence genome:
- the LOC117567003 gene encoding N-acetylglucosamine-1-phosphotransferase subunits alpha/beta, which yields MRLRRRWQRRMRRTLEKIYRLKMQSRRKLALLAVFGCLCVMIFWLAGQQMLTPTDGHGSHSHGDNRGCAPIDAVYTWVNGTDPDFIETIRRYDPSYDPSRFDDKNELKYSLRSLEQHANWIRHVYIVTNGQIPSWLDLNYDRVTVVPHEMLAPDPRQLPTFSSAAIETFVHRIPKLSKRFLYLNDDIFLGAPLYPEDLYTEAEGVRVYQAWMVPDCALDCPWTYIGDGACDRHCNIDACQFDGGDCNESGTGDLHGELHEAAATVAPPVPAPGHAGLHKFPNMGLQKLFKRSSSNFKELMRHKNVSTLLELRRIVERFNKDKLKSLSPEVDASNPVSSSSIVSTTSATNLLHKEDFKSSTDIYSHSLIATNMLLNRVYGFKARHVLAHVGFLIERDIVTAMQERFQQQVLETANQKFRAASDLQYAFAYYSYLMSETHVLGVDEIFDEFDTDGSGTWSDREVRTCLTRIYPPPLDWSAMRFFEEVVQNCSISLGLDVNANKIVHSTLVYERYEDSNLPTITRELVCRCPLLAEALSANFGVRPKYRYHVSPKRTSHSNFMMLTSNLTEVVEALDRMRRNPRKFNCINDNLDPKRGEDNELVRHLLEDFYLSFFPRRSKFELPPQYRNRYVSWSDYQRWRRRKRAVLVVGYGVSLLLVVFLVCLLCQHKAKIVRRCVQRL from the exons ATGGCAGCCACAGTCACGGCGACAACAGAGGTTGTGCTCCCATTGATGCTGTTTACACGTGGGTAAACGGAACTGATCCTGACTTCATAGAGACCATCAGACGTTATGATCCTAGCTATGACCCATCGCGTTTCGATGACAAAAACGAGTTGAAGTACTCGTTACGCTCACTGGAGCAGCATGCCAACTGGATACGACATGTGTACATTGTGACCAACGGCCAAATTCCCAGCTGGCTAGACCTTAACTATGACCGAGTTACTGTGGTGCCCCACGAAATGCTGGCTCCCGATCCCAGGCAGTTACCCACATTCTCCAGTGCGGCAATTGAGACTTTTGTGCATCGTATACCCAAGCTATCCAAGCGTTTTCTCTATCTGAATGATGACATATTCTTGGGTGCTCCTTTATACCCAGAAGATCTCTATACTGAGGCCGAGGGCGTGCGTGTCTACCAAGCGTGGATGGTGCCCGACTGTGCCCTTGACTGCCCCTGGACGTACATTGGCGACGGTGCCTGCGATCGCCACTGCAACATCGATGCTTGCCAGTTCGATGGCGGTGACTGCAACGAAAGTGGCACAGGAGATCTGCATGGTGAGCTACACGAAGCGGCTGCCACTGTGGCACCTCCAGTTCCAGCTCCAGGTCATGCAGGACTACACAAGTTCCCCAACATGGGGCTACAGAAGCTGTTCAAACGCAGCTCGAGCAACTTTAAGGAACTGATGCGTCACAAGAATGTTTCCACGTTGCTCGAACTACGCCGCATTGTGGAGCGTTTCAACAAGGACAAACTGAAGTCACTGAGTCCCGAAGTGGATGCCAGCAACccagtcagcagcagcagcattgttAGCACCACCAGTGCCACCAACTTGTTGCACAAGGAAGACTTTAAATCCTCCACAGACATTTACTCTCACTCATTGATTGCAACTAACATGCTGCTGAATCGCGTCTATGGCTTCAAGGCTCGTCATGTCCTCGCCCATGTAGGATTCCTCATAGAGCGAGACATTGTGACTGCAATGCAAGAGCGTTTCCAACAGCAGGTACTGGAGACGGCAAATCAAAAGTTTCGTGCAGCCAGCGATCTGCAATACGCCTTTGCCTATTACTCTTATCTGATGAGTGAGACACATGTGCTTGGTGTGGATGAGATATTCGATGAGTTCGACACGGATGGCTCTGGCACGTGGTCAGATCGTGAGGTGCGCACCTGCCTCACACGCATCTATCCGCCACCTTTAGACTGGTCTGCCATGCGCTTCTTCGAGGAGGTGGTGCAAAACTGTTCCATTAGTTTGGGCCTCGATGTCAATGCCAATAAGATTGTGCACTCAACGCTCGTCTACGAACGCTACGAGGACTCGAATCTG CCAACAATTACTAGAGAACTCGTCTGTCGTTGCCCACTGCTCGCTGAAGCTCTGAGTGCCAACTTTGGAGTACGTCCCAAGTATCGCTATCACGTGAGTCCCAAGCGCACATCACACAGCAACTTCATGATGCTCACCTCGAATCTGACTGAAGTCGTTGAGGCGCTTGATCGCATGCGTCGCAATCCTAGAAAATTCAACTGCATCAACGATAATTTGGATCCAAAGCGAGGCGAAGACAATGAGCTAGTGCGTCATCTACTTGAGGATTTCTACTTGTCATTCTTTCCGCGTCGTAGCAAATTCGAGCTGCCACCGCAATATCGAAATCGCTATGTGTCATGGAGCGACTATCAACGTTGGCGACGTCGCAAACGAGCTGTGCTCGTTGTGGGCTATGGCGTTAGTCTGTTGCTCGTTGTGTTCCTGGTGTGCTTATTGTGCCAACACAAGGCCAAGATCGTGAGGCGCTGTGTGCAACGTCTCTAG